The Pelmatolapia mariae isolate MD_Pm_ZW linkage group LG10_11, Pm_UMD_F_2, whole genome shotgun sequence genome includes a region encoding these proteins:
- the nr4a3 gene encoding nuclear receptor subfamily 4 group A member 3 isoform X1 encodes MNPEQANAVVIRGKKSDGPEALAQAAFIKVVTFVGTGSEERAQPSSEPRRSDTSLATPAEPSPLQEPCPGRSHATPKSRTPSTIQREALSPDMPCVQAQYGPAPPGSAYSGQSFSYQSESYSSDLMTPDYTKLDLGGGEISAAATTSLPSFNVFVDGSYEPKSSCLYQMPTHRPTIKKEEESYPTAPPLEAMSSSTMYFKQSPPSTPTTPSLPPQPGTSFLWGEEHPLAPSHPHSLPSSLETGPLKSPRFPHFYQHSPPHSGGSVGGYDSLGGGLVRTSSSSSSSSSSVSHPHVPPLEQPMYQLHRGAGSSSLAFRSLALGPCGPLLADSLPSPPPRGPQGEGTCAVCGDNAACQHYGVRTCEGCKGFFKRTVQKNAKYVCLASKNCPVDKRRRNRCQYCRFQKCLSVGMVKEVVRTDSLKGRRGRLPSKPKSPLQTEASPPSPPLSLLSALLRAYSHCTPRDLDYSQFSAADPPSSSSDVEHIHLFYRLLTISMETTRCWAERLPGFSELQRDDQNLLIDSAFLELFVLRLAHRSMLSEDKLVFCNGLVLHRFQCLRGFGEWLDSIQEFSAHLQNLNLDTSAFACLAALVLLTEQVPGLKDSKRVEELQNKVICCLRDHLGCSPSSSSSKAAPSLSRILGIREELRSQRTQGLQRIFYLKLEDLVAPPPLIDRFLDTLPY; translated from the exons ATGAACCCTGAGCAGGCGAATGCGGTGGTGATCAGAGGCAAGAAAAGCGATGGCCCGGAGGCACTGGCGCAAGCTGCTTTTATAAAAGTTGTCACTTTTGTAG GCACAGGTTCGGAAGAGCGCGCCCAGCCGAGCTCGGAGCCCCGGCGGTCGGACACTTCCTTAGCGACGCCCGCCGAGCCCTCCCCGCTCCAGGAGCCCTGCCCCGGCCGCAGCCACGCCACCCCTAAATCCCGGACACCCAGCACCATTCAGCGCGAGGCTCTTTCACCAG ATATGCCCTGTGTGCAGGCTCAGTACGGGCCGGCCCCTCCAGGCTCAGCCTACTCTGGCCAGTCCTTCAGCTACCAGAGTGAAAGCTACAGCTCTGACCTCATGACCCCCGACTACACCAAGCTGGACCTGGGTGGGGGTGAGATCTCTGCAGCTGCCACCACCTCTCTCCCAAGCTTCAATGTCTTTGTGGACGGGAGCTACGAGCCTAAGTCCTCGTGCCTCTACCAGATGCCCACACACAGGCCCACCAtcaaaaaggaggaggagagctACCCAACTGCCCCACCCCTGGAGGCCATGTCCTCCTCCACCATGTACTTTAAACAGTCTCCCCCTTCCACTCCGACCACCCCATCTCTGCCACCCCAGCCGGGCACCTCCTTCCTGTGGGGGGAGGAGCACCCCCTGGCTCCTTCTCACCCTCACTCTCTACCTTCCAGCCTGGAGACCGGCCCCCTCAAGTCCCCCCGTTTTCCGCACTTCTACCAGCATTCGCCGCCCCACAGTGGAGGCAGCGTCGGCGGTTATGACAGCCTGGGAGGAGGGCTGGTTCGcacctcttcttcctcctcttcctcctcatcatcagTTTCCCATCCTCACGTCCCACCCCTGGAGCAGCCCATGTACCAGCTGCACCGCGGAGCAGGGAGCAGCAGCCTCGCCTTTCGCTCCCTGGCACTTGGACCTTGTGGCCCTCTACTAGCAGACAGCTTGCCCTCTCCACCCCCGCGTGGCCCACAGGGAGAGGGAACCTGTGCGGTGTGTGGAGACAACGCGGCTTGCCAGCACTACGGCGTACGCACATGTGAGGGCTGCAAAGGCTTcttcaag CGCACCGTGCAGAAAAACGCCAAGTATGTCTGTCTGGCCAGTAAGAACTGTCCTGTGGACAAGAGGAGACGCAACCGCTGCCAGTACTGCCGCTTTCAGAAGTGTCTGAGTGTGGGGATGGTGAAGGAAG TGGTGCGTACTGACAGCTTGAAGGGGCGCAGAGGTCGTCTGCCTTCCAAACCAAAGAGCCCCCTGCAGACGGAGGCATCTCCTCCTTCTCCACCCCTCagcctcctctctgctctgctcAGGGCTTATTCTCACTGCACACCTCGTGACCTTGACTACAGCCAG TTCAGCGCTGCCGAccctccatcctcctcctcgGACGTAGAACACATCCACCTCTTCTACAGGCTACTCACCATCTCGATGGAGACCACAAGGTGCTGGGCGGAGAGGCTGCCCGGCTTCTCCGAGCTTCAGCGTGACGATCAGAACCTGCTCATAGACTCCGCCTTCCTGGAGCTGTTTGTGCTGCGATTGGCTCACAG GTCGATGCTGTCGGAGGATAAACTAGTGTTCTGCAACGGCTTGGTGCTGCACAGGTTCCAGTGCCTTCGTGGGTTCGGAGAGTGGCTGGACTCCATCCAGGAATTCTCCGCTCACCTCCAGAACCTAAATCTGGATACCTCTGCCTTCGCCTGCCTGGCCGCCCTTGTGCTGCTCACAG AGCAAGTCCCCGGTCTGAAGGACTCAAAGCGGGTCGAGGAGTTGCAGAATAAAGTGATCTGCTGTCTCAGAGACCACCTGGGCTGCAGCCCTTCATCCTCCTCGTCCAAAGCCGCGCCTTCTCTGAGTCGTATTTTGGGTATAAGGGAAGAGCTTCGTTCCCAGAGGACCCAAGGCCTTCAGCGAATCTTCTAcctgaagctggaggatctggTAGCGCCTCCGCCACTGATTGACAGGTTCCTGGACACTCTGCCCTACTGA
- the nr4a3 gene encoding nuclear receptor subfamily 4 group A member 3 isoform X3: MPCVQAQYGPAPPGSAYSGQSFSYQSESYSSDLMTPDYTKLDLGGGEISAAATTSLPSFNVFVDGSYEPKSSCLYQMPTHRPTIKKEEESYPTAPPLEAMSSSTMYFKQSPPSTPTTPSLPPQPGTSFLWGEEHPLAPSHPHSLPSSLETGPLKSPRFPHFYQHSPPHSGGSVGGYDSLGGGLVRTSSSSSSSSSSVSHPHVPPLEQPMYQLHRGAGSSSLAFRSLALGPCGPLLADSLPSPPPRGPQGEGTCAVCGDNAACQHYGVRTCEGCKGFFKRTVQKNAKYVCLASKNCPVDKRRRNRCQYCRFQKCLSVGMVKEVVRTDSLKGRRGRLPSKPKSPLQTEASPPSPPLSLLSALLRAYSHCTPRDLDYSQFSAADPPSSSSDVEHIHLFYRLLTISMETTRCWAERLPGFSELQRDDQNLLIDSAFLELFVLRLAHRSMLSEDKLVFCNGLVLHRFQCLRGFGEWLDSIQEFSAHLQNLNLDTSAFACLAALVLLTEQVPGLKDSKRVEELQNKVICCLRDHLGCSPSSSSSKAAPSLSRILGIREELRSQRTQGLQRIFYLKLEDLVAPPPLIDRFLDTLPY; the protein is encoded by the exons ATGCCCTGTGTGCAGGCTCAGTACGGGCCGGCCCCTCCAGGCTCAGCCTACTCTGGCCAGTCCTTCAGCTACCAGAGTGAAAGCTACAGCTCTGACCTCATGACCCCCGACTACACCAAGCTGGACCTGGGTGGGGGTGAGATCTCTGCAGCTGCCACCACCTCTCTCCCAAGCTTCAATGTCTTTGTGGACGGGAGCTACGAGCCTAAGTCCTCGTGCCTCTACCAGATGCCCACACACAGGCCCACCAtcaaaaaggaggaggagagctACCCAACTGCCCCACCCCTGGAGGCCATGTCCTCCTCCACCATGTACTTTAAACAGTCTCCCCCTTCCACTCCGACCACCCCATCTCTGCCACCCCAGCCGGGCACCTCCTTCCTGTGGGGGGAGGAGCACCCCCTGGCTCCTTCTCACCCTCACTCTCTACCTTCCAGCCTGGAGACCGGCCCCCTCAAGTCCCCCCGTTTTCCGCACTTCTACCAGCATTCGCCGCCCCACAGTGGAGGCAGCGTCGGCGGTTATGACAGCCTGGGAGGAGGGCTGGTTCGcacctcttcttcctcctcttcctcctcatcatcagTTTCCCATCCTCACGTCCCACCCCTGGAGCAGCCCATGTACCAGCTGCACCGCGGAGCAGGGAGCAGCAGCCTCGCCTTTCGCTCCCTGGCACTTGGACCTTGTGGCCCTCTACTAGCAGACAGCTTGCCCTCTCCACCCCCGCGTGGCCCACAGGGAGAGGGAACCTGTGCGGTGTGTGGAGACAACGCGGCTTGCCAGCACTACGGCGTACGCACATGTGAGGGCTGCAAAGGCTTcttcaag CGCACCGTGCAGAAAAACGCCAAGTATGTCTGTCTGGCCAGTAAGAACTGTCCTGTGGACAAGAGGAGACGCAACCGCTGCCAGTACTGCCGCTTTCAGAAGTGTCTGAGTGTGGGGATGGTGAAGGAAG TGGTGCGTACTGACAGCTTGAAGGGGCGCAGAGGTCGTCTGCCTTCCAAACCAAAGAGCCCCCTGCAGACGGAGGCATCTCCTCCTTCTCCACCCCTCagcctcctctctgctctgctcAGGGCTTATTCTCACTGCACACCTCGTGACCTTGACTACAGCCAG TTCAGCGCTGCCGAccctccatcctcctcctcgGACGTAGAACACATCCACCTCTTCTACAGGCTACTCACCATCTCGATGGAGACCACAAGGTGCTGGGCGGAGAGGCTGCCCGGCTTCTCCGAGCTTCAGCGTGACGATCAGAACCTGCTCATAGACTCCGCCTTCCTGGAGCTGTTTGTGCTGCGATTGGCTCACAG GTCGATGCTGTCGGAGGATAAACTAGTGTTCTGCAACGGCTTGGTGCTGCACAGGTTCCAGTGCCTTCGTGGGTTCGGAGAGTGGCTGGACTCCATCCAGGAATTCTCCGCTCACCTCCAGAACCTAAATCTGGATACCTCTGCCTTCGCCTGCCTGGCCGCCCTTGTGCTGCTCACAG AGCAAGTCCCCGGTCTGAAGGACTCAAAGCGGGTCGAGGAGTTGCAGAATAAAGTGATCTGCTGTCTCAGAGACCACCTGGGCTGCAGCCCTTCATCCTCCTCGTCCAAAGCCGCGCCTTCTCTGAGTCGTATTTTGGGTATAAGGGAAGAGCTTCGTTCCCAGAGGACCCAAGGCCTTCAGCGAATCTTCTAcctgaagctggaggatctggTAGCGCCTCCGCCACTGATTGACAGGTTCCTGGACACTCTGCCCTACTGA
- the nr4a3 gene encoding nuclear receptor subfamily 4 group A member 3 isoform X2, whose amino-acid sequence MNKRTQLLEQLQFVQLKCTPRDMPCVQAQYGPAPPGSAYSGQSFSYQSESYSSDLMTPDYTKLDLGGGEISAAATTSLPSFNVFVDGSYEPKSSCLYQMPTHRPTIKKEEESYPTAPPLEAMSSSTMYFKQSPPSTPTTPSLPPQPGTSFLWGEEHPLAPSHPHSLPSSLETGPLKSPRFPHFYQHSPPHSGGSVGGYDSLGGGLVRTSSSSSSSSSSVSHPHVPPLEQPMYQLHRGAGSSSLAFRSLALGPCGPLLADSLPSPPPRGPQGEGTCAVCGDNAACQHYGVRTCEGCKGFFKRTVQKNAKYVCLASKNCPVDKRRRNRCQYCRFQKCLSVGMVKEVVRTDSLKGRRGRLPSKPKSPLQTEASPPSPPLSLLSALLRAYSHCTPRDLDYSQFSAADPPSSSSDVEHIHLFYRLLTISMETTRCWAERLPGFSELQRDDQNLLIDSAFLELFVLRLAHRSMLSEDKLVFCNGLVLHRFQCLRGFGEWLDSIQEFSAHLQNLNLDTSAFACLAALVLLTEQVPGLKDSKRVEELQNKVICCLRDHLGCSPSSSSSKAAPSLSRILGIREELRSQRTQGLQRIFYLKLEDLVAPPPLIDRFLDTLPY is encoded by the exons ATGAACAAGCGCACTCAGTTATTGGAACAGCTGCAGTTTGTCCAGTTGAAATGCACACCTCGAG ATATGCCCTGTGTGCAGGCTCAGTACGGGCCGGCCCCTCCAGGCTCAGCCTACTCTGGCCAGTCCTTCAGCTACCAGAGTGAAAGCTACAGCTCTGACCTCATGACCCCCGACTACACCAAGCTGGACCTGGGTGGGGGTGAGATCTCTGCAGCTGCCACCACCTCTCTCCCAAGCTTCAATGTCTTTGTGGACGGGAGCTACGAGCCTAAGTCCTCGTGCCTCTACCAGATGCCCACACACAGGCCCACCAtcaaaaaggaggaggagagctACCCAACTGCCCCACCCCTGGAGGCCATGTCCTCCTCCACCATGTACTTTAAACAGTCTCCCCCTTCCACTCCGACCACCCCATCTCTGCCACCCCAGCCGGGCACCTCCTTCCTGTGGGGGGAGGAGCACCCCCTGGCTCCTTCTCACCCTCACTCTCTACCTTCCAGCCTGGAGACCGGCCCCCTCAAGTCCCCCCGTTTTCCGCACTTCTACCAGCATTCGCCGCCCCACAGTGGAGGCAGCGTCGGCGGTTATGACAGCCTGGGAGGAGGGCTGGTTCGcacctcttcttcctcctcttcctcctcatcatcagTTTCCCATCCTCACGTCCCACCCCTGGAGCAGCCCATGTACCAGCTGCACCGCGGAGCAGGGAGCAGCAGCCTCGCCTTTCGCTCCCTGGCACTTGGACCTTGTGGCCCTCTACTAGCAGACAGCTTGCCCTCTCCACCCCCGCGTGGCCCACAGGGAGAGGGAACCTGTGCGGTGTGTGGAGACAACGCGGCTTGCCAGCACTACGGCGTACGCACATGTGAGGGCTGCAAAGGCTTcttcaag CGCACCGTGCAGAAAAACGCCAAGTATGTCTGTCTGGCCAGTAAGAACTGTCCTGTGGACAAGAGGAGACGCAACCGCTGCCAGTACTGCCGCTTTCAGAAGTGTCTGAGTGTGGGGATGGTGAAGGAAG TGGTGCGTACTGACAGCTTGAAGGGGCGCAGAGGTCGTCTGCCTTCCAAACCAAAGAGCCCCCTGCAGACGGAGGCATCTCCTCCTTCTCCACCCCTCagcctcctctctgctctgctcAGGGCTTATTCTCACTGCACACCTCGTGACCTTGACTACAGCCAG TTCAGCGCTGCCGAccctccatcctcctcctcgGACGTAGAACACATCCACCTCTTCTACAGGCTACTCACCATCTCGATGGAGACCACAAGGTGCTGGGCGGAGAGGCTGCCCGGCTTCTCCGAGCTTCAGCGTGACGATCAGAACCTGCTCATAGACTCCGCCTTCCTGGAGCTGTTTGTGCTGCGATTGGCTCACAG GTCGATGCTGTCGGAGGATAAACTAGTGTTCTGCAACGGCTTGGTGCTGCACAGGTTCCAGTGCCTTCGTGGGTTCGGAGAGTGGCTGGACTCCATCCAGGAATTCTCCGCTCACCTCCAGAACCTAAATCTGGATACCTCTGCCTTCGCCTGCCTGGCCGCCCTTGTGCTGCTCACAG AGCAAGTCCCCGGTCTGAAGGACTCAAAGCGGGTCGAGGAGTTGCAGAATAAAGTGATCTGCTGTCTCAGAGACCACCTGGGCTGCAGCCCTTCATCCTCCTCGTCCAAAGCCGCGCCTTCTCTGAGTCGTATTTTGGGTATAAGGGAAGAGCTTCGTTCCCAGAGGACCCAAGGCCTTCAGCGAATCTTCTAcctgaagctggaggatctggTAGCGCCTCCGCCACTGATTGACAGGTTCCTGGACACTCTGCCCTACTGA